In Cyanobacteria bacterium QS_8_64_29, the following are encoded in one genomic region:
- a CDS encoding thioredoxin family protein produces the protein MLAVTLAGLLVAAPPVLANIDDDGYDGNIFALYGGNGSLVPPKVTLPEAIERDTPTLLVYYLNDSRDCKQYSQVVSRLQRYYGRAAYFIPINVDSIPPQAEYTLQDPGYYYRGRVPQTVLLDGDNQIAFDRQGQVPFEVADAAFREVFDLLPREESLERKPRSSAEAGSSNS, from the coding sequence ATGCTGGCAGTCACGTTGGCCGGGCTGCTGGTCGCGGCACCGCCAGTGCTGGCCAACATCGACGACGACGGCTACGACGGCAACATTTTTGCCCTCTACGGTGGCAACGGGTCGCTCGTGCCCCCGAAAGTCACGCTGCCGGAGGCGATCGAGCGGGACACCCCCACCCTACTGGTTTACTACCTCAATGACAGCCGCGACTGCAAGCAGTACTCGCAAGTGGTCTCGCGCCTGCAGCGGTATTACGGGCGAGCAGCTTACTTCATTCCCATCAACGTGGACTCGATTCCGCCGCAGGCCGAGTACACGCTTCAAGATCCCGGGTACTACTACCGCGGCCGCGTCCCGCAAACGGTCCTGCTCGATGGCGACAACCAAATTGCCTTCGATCGCCAGGGCCAAGTCCCGTTTGAGGTTGCCGATGCCGCCTTTCGCGAGGTCTTCGATCTGCTGCCGCGCGAGGAGTCGCTGGAGCGCAAGCCGCGCTCGAGTGCTGAAGCTGGCTCTAGTAACTCCTAG
- a CDS encoding DUF1727 domain-containing protein produces MPHPAAIAARLRLALTAGVAKASALAVRQLRLGAASVLPGEIAQRLQPHVLARLGERLPQGAVLVVGTNGKTTTALLLRRILEAQGQRVAHNASGANLPNGLTAALLAQVTLTGRLQADCAILEVDENALPRVLDSVAPRFVLGLNLFRDQLDRYGEVDAIAQRWQRALAALSPPTTVVLNADDPTLCQLGQQFPQAVQFFGLSEPQLYLEQMPHAVDAIDCPRCGTSLAYRGVYISHLGDFYCPSCHFARSEPALDSREWPQILIGVYNKYNTLAAGTVARAMGIPQDRIFEVVRQFRAAFGRAEELQVEGKQVRILLSKNPVGANETIRAILERQAAGETETTLLVLNDRTPDGTDVSWIWDVDADKLVAAAGVLVVSGDRAYDMALRLAYGREALSEGAQLLVEPDLRAAIATALAQTPRERTLHIVPTYSAMLEVRQVLTGRQIL; encoded by the coding sequence ATGCCCCACCCAGCTGCGATCGCAGCCCGCTTGCGCTTGGCCCTAACGGCCGGCGTTGCCAAAGCAAGCGCGCTGGCGGTGCGCCAGTTGCGCCTGGGGGCTGCCAGCGTGCTGCCGGGCGAGATTGCCCAGCGCCTCCAGCCCCACGTTCTGGCCCGGCTCGGCGAGCGGCTGCCGCAGGGCGCCGTTTTGGTTGTCGGGACCAATGGCAAAACCACCACCGCCCTGCTGCTGCGCCGGATCCTGGAAGCCCAAGGGCAGCGGGTCGCCCACAATGCCTCCGGCGCCAACCTGCCCAACGGCCTAACGGCTGCCTTGCTGGCCCAGGTAACCCTGACCGGGCGGCTCCAGGCCGACTGCGCCATTCTGGAGGTGGACGAAAACGCCCTACCGCGCGTGCTGGACTCAGTTGCGCCGCGGTTCGTATTGGGCCTGAACTTGTTCCGCGACCAGCTTGATCGCTACGGCGAGGTGGATGCGATCGCCCAACGCTGGCAGCGGGCGCTCGCCGCACTCTCGCCCCCAACAACGGTCGTGCTCAATGCCGATGACCCCACGCTCTGCCAGCTGGGCCAGCAGTTCCCGCAGGCCGTGCAGTTTTTTGGCCTGAGCGAGCCCCAGCTGTATCTGGAGCAGATGCCCCATGCCGTGGATGCCATCGACTGCCCGCGCTGCGGCACCTCGCTCGCCTACCGAGGGGTCTACATCTCGCATTTGGGCGACTTTTACTGTCCCAGCTGCCATTTCGCCCGCAGCGAGCCAGCGCTCGATAGCCGCGAGTGGCCCCAAATCCTCATTGGCGTTTACAACAAGTACAACACCTTGGCTGCCGGGACCGTTGCCCGGGCCATGGGCATCCCGCAAGATCGCATCTTCGAGGTCGTCCGCCAGTTCCGCGCCGCCTTCGGCCGTGCCGAGGAACTCCAAGTTGAGGGCAAGCAGGTGCGGATCCTGCTGTCCAAAAACCCCGTTGGAGCCAACGAAACCATTCGGGCCATCCTCGAGCGCCAGGCAGCCGGCGAGACCGAAACGACGCTGCTGGTACTCAACGACCGCACCCCCGATGGCACCGATGTCTCCTGGATCTGGGACGTAGATGCCGATAAGCTCGTTGCAGCAGCCGGCGTACTGGTGGTTAGCGGCGATCGCGCCTACGATATGGCGCTGCGGTTGGCCTACGGGCGAGAGGCCCTGAGTGAGGGCGCGCAGTTGCTGGTCGAGCCCGACCTGCGAGCCGCGATCGCGACAGCGCTGGCGCAGACACCCCGCGAGCGCACCCTCCACATCGTCCCTACTTACTCGGCCATGCTCGAGGTCCGCCAGGTGCTGACCGGGCGCCAGATCCTTTAA